One genomic region from Mytilus trossulus isolate FHL-02 chromosome 9, PNRI_Mtr1.1.1.hap1, whole genome shotgun sequence encodes:
- the LOC134683368 gene encoding uncharacterized protein LOC134683368: MIVTAKEKSALCACGTVLIILCIIHVIPSLRNNDQSQSKEECRETDLRKRDDISQIPRHIHQIYFDINKDGQAHLQKYQFAQQTWAKLCPDFKYTLWNQSMVDDLIKKHYPGIFKLYSNLPAWISKINVGKFTIIHHYGGIYADNDIECLQDIKSLLQNVYNQNQQAVFKSGDNFDRFAIDFFAATANHPLLEHVIAGLPYAKRKYLLPYLNNMLTTGTAYFNIRFKSFENKCEVSALPYHNEYIVHHRASSWHSWDGKIIYVVWFKRGVLMKTLSLFIFAIIAYIIYRNRNSSKRILIRQQ; this comes from the coding sequence ATGATAGTGACGGCAAAAGAGAAGTCAGCACTTTGTGCATGTGGGACAGTGTTAATTATCCTATGCATCATACATGTGATTCCCTCATTGAGAAATAATGACCAATCACAATCAAAAGAAGAATGCCGAGAAACAGACTTACGAAAGAGAGATGATATTTCACAGATTCCACGACATATtcatcaaatttattttgacattaacAAAGACGGTCAAGCACATCTACAGAAATACCAATTTGCCCAACAGACCTGGGCAAAACTGTGTCCTGACTTTAAATATACTCTCTGGAACCAATCTATGGttgatgatttaataaaaaaacattacccAGGGATTTTCAAATTATACTCAAACCTTCCAGCATGGATAAGCAAAATCAACGTTGGAAAATTCACGATCATTCATCATTATGGTGGAATATATGCTGACAATGATATAGAATGTCTTCAAGATATAAAGTCACTTCTTCAAAACGTCTACAATCAAAATCAACAAGCTGTTTTTAAAAGTGGCGATAATTTCGATAGGTTTGCAATTGACTTCTTTGCTGCGACTGCCAATCATCCGCTTCTAGAACATGTCATAGCTGGTTTACCTTATGCTAAACGAAAATACTTGCTTCCATATTTGAATAATATGCTCACTACAGGAACAGCTTATTTCAATATACGTTTCAAAAGTTTCGAAAACAAATGTGAGGTATCAGCATTACCTTATCATAATGAATACATAGTACATCACCGAGCGTCATCATGGCATAGCTGGGACGGTAAAATTATATATGTCGTTTGGTTCAAGCGCGGAGTCCTAATGAAAACACtatctttattcatttttgcTATTATTGCGTACATAATTTATAGGAACAGAAATTCAAGTAAAAGAATCTTGATTCGGCAGCAATAA